In Oryza sativa Japonica Group chromosome 3, ASM3414082v1, one DNA window encodes the following:
- the LOC4333650 gene encoding type IV inositol polyphosphate 5-phosphatase 7 isoform X6 gives MRDENSIKTKLSWSKTFVRKWFNIKTKAKDFHSDYAVEEGVQWRTSFSERDVCKSKKSRTERLPRKSVDRDSRVGNGFDRAYITNTQDYRVFVATWNVGGRSPSSHLNLEDWLHTSPAADIYVIGLQEIVPLNAGNVLLTEDNGPAKKWVALVRKTLNNIDQGSVVYNYHTPSPVPDPIVELNVDFERSSRRPRNSSFFHRRSFQSFNRSSRIDMMDPHSLVDRRFSVCDRISFGSRPSDVDTSMRYGGSSDDENIDEESPSGIYISPMPYGYGAPLCYDDNKRQLINTSRYCLVASKQMVGVFLMVWVRSDIREHVKNLKVSCVGRGLMGYLGNKGSISISMSLHQTSFCFVCTHLTSGQKDGDELRRNADVVEILRKTRFPHVHGVGDEKSPETILDHDRIIWLGDLNYRIALSYRSVKALVEMHNWKQLLEKDQLRIEQRYGRVFSGWKEGRIYFPPTYKYSYNSDRYAGDDMRPNEKRRTPAWCDRILWYGRGLNQLCYVRGESRFSDHRPVYSIFTAEVQIPSQTQFCSFARSTSLMGVDELPYPTYPRSYTDINFY, from the exons ATGAGAGATGAGAATTCAATCAAGACCAAG CTATCCTGGTCCAAGACCTTTGTTAGGAAGTGGTTCAACATCAAAACAAAAGCCAAGGACTTCCATTCAGATTATGCAGTTGAAGAAG GTGTCCAGTGGAGAACCAGTTTCTCAGAGAGAGATGTATGCAAATCCAAGAAAAGCAGAACAG AGAGGTTGCCTAGGAAGAGTGTGGATCGAGATTCCCGGGTAGGAAATGGATTTGACCGTGCTTATATCACAAATACACAAGACTACAG GGTCTTTGTTGCAACATGGAATGTGGGTGGAAGGTCACCATCGAGTCATTTGAATTTGGAAGACTGGCTTCATACTTCTCCGGCTGCTGATATATATGTCATTGG GTTACAGGAAATTGTTCCTTTGAATGCTGGCAATGTCCTATTGACCGAAGACAATGGTCCAGCAAAGAAATGGGTCGCACTTGTTAGAAAAACGCTAAACAATATAGACCAAGGCTCTGTTGTGTACAACTACCACACCCCTTCGCCGGTTCCAGATCCTATTGTTGAGCTCAATGTTGATTTTGAACGATCATCAAGAAGACCAAGGAATTCATCTTTCTTCCATCGACGTTCATTCCAGTCCTTCAACCGAAGCTCAAGAATTGACATGATGGATCCCCACTCATTAGTGGATCGTCGTTTCAGTGTTTGTGACCGGATTAGCTTTGGGAGTAGGCCAAGTGATGTTGACACCAGTATGAGATATGGTGGGTCATCTGATGATGAGAATATTGACGAGGAATCACCTAGTGGTATATACATCTCACCAATGCCATACGGTTATGGTGCTCCACTATGCTATGATGATAACAAAAGACAGTTGATAAACACTAG CAGATATTGCCTAGTTGCCAGCAAGCAAATGGTTGGTGTTTTTCTCATGGTTTGGGTACGAAGTGATATAAGGGAACATGTGAAGAACTTGAAGGTTTCATGTGTTGGCAGAGGTTTGATGGGATATCTCGGAAATAAG GGATCGATATCAATCAGCATGTCTCTGCATCAGACAAGCTTCTGCTTTGTTTGCACTCACTTGACCTCAGGGCAAAAGGACGGTGATGAACTTAGAAGAAATGCAGATGTTGTAGAAATTTTGAGGAAGACCAGATTCCCACATGTCCATGGTGTAGGTGACGAGAAGTCACCGGAGACAATTCTTGACCATGA tCGTATAATATGGCTTGGGGATCTTAATTACCGAATAGCTCTTTCATACCGTTCGGTGAAGGCTCTAGTTGAGATGCACAATTGGAAACAGTTACTAGAGAAGGACCAG CTTCGAATAGAGCAAAGGTATGGTCGGGTATTTTCAGGCTGGAAAGAAGGGAGGATTTATTTTCCTCCCACATACAAATACTCCTACAATTCTGACAGATACGCAGGCGACGATATGCGTCCGAATGAGAAGCGAAGAACACCTGCATG GTGCGACCGGATTCTATGGTATGGGAGAGGCCTGAATCAACTATGTTATGTTCGCGGCGAGTCTAGATTCTCAGATCACAGGCCTGTATACAGCATTTTCACTGCGGAGGTTCAGATACCGAGCCAAACCCAATTTTGCAGCTTTGCTCGTTCTACCTCTCTAATGGGGGTGGATGAACTACCATACCCAACTTATCCACGCAGTTACACAGATATCAATTTTTATTGA